One genomic segment of Epinephelus fuscoguttatus linkage group LG19, E.fuscoguttatus.final_Chr_v1 includes these proteins:
- the bcl2l12 gene encoding uncharacterized protein bcl2l12 isoform X2: protein MTESIGRSSSISSISSISLREIRAETHLVLQAFLHRTVSLPLTDRPGTVGGAYRDHNKYSASSKPQPKAKDGWDSQAEECNSADEKNSGFKDFIKQLPRYNSSRRSLDRDNKTKPSHLRDQIEDDVVSPSSTSEDEDSEKKQQKKLSRKKFKKKLSKIFKLKLEKEKDKERPGSPPQRPTTLSIAKEPEPTPTLVSPNHPPEFYDEVAEKLEKIAQRSTSVKKLSPTLASEKDAVVQQLAQVLSLEGDSINTKIQSDPFLRSSLTRLSYASFAKLLDTFSSIQVSGAPTLPPTASPTLRRMAVTMEVSRRIVTATGTQRMQGYAQCYMETFAPWVKSHGGWENVVHLEDPAEYD, encoded by the exons ATGACAGAGTCTATAGGCCGctcttcctccatctcctccatctcctccatctctctgagAGAGATCAGAGCTGAGACACATCTAGTCCTTCAAGCTTTCCTCCATCGGACTGTTTCCCTCCCCCTGACAGACAGGCCTGGGACTGTAGGAGGGGCCTACAGAGATCATAACAAGTACAG TGCTAGCTCCAAGCCACAACCCAAAGCAAAGGATGGGTGGGATTCTCAAGCTGAAGAATGCAATTCAGCAGATGAGAAGAACTCTGGATTCAAGGACTTCATAAAGCAGCTGCCTCGATACAACAGCTCACGCCGCTCACTGGACAGGGACAACAAGACAAAACCGTCACACCTCAGAGACCAAATAGAA GATGATGTCGTATCCCCCTCCTCTACATCAGAAGACGAGGACAGCGAGAAGAAACAGCAGAAGAAGCTGAGCCGAAAGAAGTTTAAGAAAAAGCTCTCCAAGATCTTCAAGTTAAAgttagagaaagagaaggacAAAGAGAGGCCTGGATCTCCTCCTCAGAGACCTACCACACTGTCAATCGCCAAAGAACCAGAACCGACCCCGACCCTTGTCTCTCCCA ACCATCCTCCAGAGTTCTATGATGAAGTAGCAGAGAAACTGGAAAAGATTGCCCAGAGGTCCACCAGTGTAAAGAAACTGAGCCCCACACTAG CGAGTGAGAAAGACGCAGTGGTGCAACAGCTTGCTCAGGTGCTGTCTTTGGAGGGAGATTCTATCAACACTAAG ATCCAGTCAGACCCCTTTCTACGCTCCAGCTTGACTCGTCTTTCCTATGCATCGTTTGCCAAGCTTCTAGACACTTTCAGCAGTATTCAGGTATCTGGGGCTCCAACCCTGCCGCCAACGGCTAGTCCAACACTAAGACGCATGGCTGTCACCATGGAGGTATCACGGAGGATAGTGACAGCCACAGGCACCCAGCGCATGCAAGGCTATGCACAGTGCTACATGGAGACATTTGCTCCCTGGGTCAAGAGCCATGGAGGATGG gAGAATGTGGTACATTTGGAGGACCCTGCAGAGTACGACTGA
- the bcl2l12 gene encoding uncharacterized protein bcl2l12 isoform X1 gives MTESIGRSSSISSISSISLREIRAETHLVLQAFLHRTVSLPLTDRPGTVGGAYRDHNKYSASSKPQPKAKDGWDSQAEECNSADEKNSGFKDFIKQLPRYNSSRRSLDRDNKTKPSHLRDQIEDDVVSPSSTSEDEDSEKKQQKKLSRKKFKKKLSKIFKLKLEKEKDKERPGSPPQRPTTLSIAKEPEPTPTLVSPNHPPEFYDEVAEKLEKIAQRSTSVKKLSPTLAASEKDAVVQQLAQVLSLEGDSINTKIQSDPFLRSSLTRLSYASFAKLLDTFSSIQVSGAPTLPPTASPTLRRMAVTMEVSRRIVTATGTQRMQGYAQCYMETFAPWVKSHGGWENVVHLEDPAEYD, from the exons ATGACAGAGTCTATAGGCCGctcttcctccatctcctccatctcctccatctctctgagAGAGATCAGAGCTGAGACACATCTAGTCCTTCAAGCTTTCCTCCATCGGACTGTTTCCCTCCCCCTGACAGACAGGCCTGGGACTGTAGGAGGGGCCTACAGAGATCATAACAAGTACAG TGCTAGCTCCAAGCCACAACCCAAAGCAAAGGATGGGTGGGATTCTCAAGCTGAAGAATGCAATTCAGCAGATGAGAAGAACTCTGGATTCAAGGACTTCATAAAGCAGCTGCCTCGATACAACAGCTCACGCCGCTCACTGGACAGGGACAACAAGACAAAACCGTCACACCTCAGAGACCAAATAGAA GATGATGTCGTATCCCCCTCCTCTACATCAGAAGACGAGGACAGCGAGAAGAAACAGCAGAAGAAGCTGAGCCGAAAGAAGTTTAAGAAAAAGCTCTCCAAGATCTTCAAGTTAAAgttagagaaagagaaggacAAAGAGAGGCCTGGATCTCCTCCTCAGAGACCTACCACACTGTCAATCGCCAAAGAACCAGAACCGACCCCGACCCTTGTCTCTCCCA ACCATCCTCCAGAGTTCTATGATGAAGTAGCAGAGAAACTGGAAAAGATTGCCCAGAGGTCCACCAGTGTAAAGAAACTGAGCCCCACACTAG CAGCGAGTGAGAAAGACGCAGTGGTGCAACAGCTTGCTCAGGTGCTGTCTTTGGAGGGAGATTCTATCAACACTAAG ATCCAGTCAGACCCCTTTCTACGCTCCAGCTTGACTCGTCTTTCCTATGCATCGTTTGCCAAGCTTCTAGACACTTTCAGCAGTATTCAGGTATCTGGGGCTCCAACCCTGCCGCCAACGGCTAGTCCAACACTAAGACGCATGGCTGTCACCATGGAGGTATCACGGAGGATAGTGACAGCCACAGGCACCCAGCGCATGCAAGGCTATGCACAGTGCTACATGGAGACATTTGCTCCCTGGGTCAAGAGCCATGGAGGATGG gAGAATGTGGTACATTTGGAGGACCCTGCAGAGTACGACTGA